A single genomic interval of Stieleria maiorica harbors:
- a CDS encoding bL17 family ribosomal protein, producing the protein MRHRRRGRTLGRSPSHRKALLKNLASALFLTERDAELDENAPKVAGRITTTLPKAKEVRSLVEKCITIAKKSLPHAEEAAKYACSADRGSDEYRKWRKSEDWQKWAAARAPVVAAQRRVVQLIGDKQATAILFDTIAERYVDRDGGYTRVVRLAIPRLGDAGTRAILELVGKNDRVSRKAERPSFADDSDSGDSQAETPQEQEPVAAAADSEEEKA; encoded by the coding sequence ATGCGACACCGACGACGTGGCCGCACGCTGGGACGTAGTCCCAGCCACCGAAAGGCCCTGCTGAAAAACCTTGCCAGCGCTCTGTTCTTGACCGAGCGTGACGCCGAACTCGATGAAAACGCACCCAAGGTTGCCGGACGAATCACCACCACCTTGCCCAAAGCCAAGGAAGTGCGGTCGCTGGTCGAAAAGTGCATCACCATCGCCAAAAAATCATTGCCGCACGCCGAAGAAGCCGCCAAGTACGCTTGCTCGGCCGACCGCGGCAGCGACGAGTATCGCAAGTGGCGGAAGAGCGAAGACTGGCAAAAGTGGGCCGCGGCCCGTGCCCCGGTCGTCGCCGCTCAGCGACGCGTCGTGCAATTGATCGGTGACAAGCAAGCCACCGCCATCCTGTTCGACACGATCGCCGAACGTTACGTCGATCGCGACGGCGGTTACACCCGCGTCGTGCGTCTGGCGATCCCGCGACTCGGTGACGCCGGCACGCGAGCGATCCTGGAACTGGTCGGCAAGAATGACCGCGTCTCGCGCAAAGCCGAACGACCTTCGTTCGCCGACGATTCCGACAGCGGCGACAGCCAAGCCGAAACGCCGCAAGAGCAAGAGCCCGTCGCAGCCGCCGCCGATTCGGAAGAAGAAAAGGCCTAG
- the pgl gene encoding 6-phosphogluconolactonase, with protein MQYPFEPFADTALLQQAVTDSFCQLAEQTVAKNGVFRVSLSGGSTPRRVYEMLSQRELPWDRIHWFWGDERNVPHDHDDSNFRMVHTALLSKVDIPPQNIHAVPVDVESPAKAAEQYEQTLRQHFHGPVPDWDLVLLGMGDDAHTASLFPDTLGLGEQKRWFIENWVPKFDAFRYTMTYPAIESARNTWFIITGEAKQDALKQVLFGAEDPARYPSQRIRPTRWFVDAAACG; from the coding sequence ATGCAATACCCCTTTGAACCCTTCGCCGATACCGCGTTGCTGCAACAGGCCGTGACCGATTCGTTTTGTCAACTCGCCGAACAGACGGTCGCAAAAAACGGCGTCTTCCGCGTCTCCCTGTCGGGAGGCTCCACGCCGCGTCGGGTCTACGAAATGCTCAGCCAACGCGAGCTGCCGTGGGATCGGATCCATTGGTTTTGGGGCGACGAACGCAACGTGCCACACGACCACGACGACAGCAATTTCCGCATGGTCCACACCGCACTGCTGAGCAAGGTCGACATTCCGCCGCAAAATATCCACGCCGTGCCGGTGGATGTGGAATCGCCAGCCAAGGCCGCCGAGCAGTACGAGCAAACGCTCCGCCAGCATTTCCACGGCCCCGTGCCCGACTGGGATCTGGTCCTGTTGGGCATGGGCGACGATGCCCACACCGCTTCACTGTTTCCCGACACGCTGGGGCTGGGCGAGCAGAAACGATGGTTCATCGAAAACTGGGTGCCGAAATTCGACGCCTTCCGCTACACGATGACTTATCCGGCGATCGAGTCGGCACGCAACACCTGGTTCATCATCACCGGAGAAGCGAAGCAAGACGCCTTGAAGCAGGTCTTGTTTGGAGCGGAAGACCCGGCACGTTATCCTTCCCAACGCATCCGACCGACGCGTTGGTTTGTCGACGCGGCGGCGTGTGGGTGA